In Acanthochromis polyacanthus isolate Apoly-LR-REF ecotype Palm Island chromosome 15, KAUST_Apoly_ChrSc, whole genome shotgun sequence, a single genomic region encodes these proteins:
- the LOC110968942 gene encoding polypyrimidine tract-binding protein 1-like isoform X3 — MSTTANGNDSKKFKGDIRGPTVPSRVIHIRKLPNDIAETEVISLGLPFGDVTNLLMLKAKNQAFLEMNSEEAAQSMVSYYSTVMPIIRHHPVYVQFSNHKELKTDNSPNQERAQAALRALSTSHVDTTVPAPSTVLRVVVENLIYPVTLDALCQIFSKFGTVLRIIVFTKNSQFQALLQYPDGASAQAAKLSLDGQNIYNGCCTLRISFSKLTSLNVKYNNEKSRDFTRPDLPTGDNQPTMEHPAMATAFTPGIISAAPYAGATHAFPPAFTIQPAVSSPYPGLTVPALPGALASLSLPGATRLGFTPIPAGHCVLLVSNLNPERVTPHCLFILFGVYGDVMRVKILFNKKENALVQMSDSTQAQLAMSHLNGQRLHGKPLRITLSKHTSVQLPREGHEDQGLTKDYSNSPLHRFKKPGSKNYSNIFPPSATLHLSNIPPSVVEDDLKMLFSSSGAMVKAFKFFQKDHKMALIQMGSVEEAIESLIEFHNHDLGENHHLRVSFSKSSI; from the exons ATGAGCACCACAG CCAATGGCAATGATAGCAAGAAGTTCAAAGGTGACATAAGAGGTCCCACCGTACCGTCTAGGGTCATCCATATTCGCAAGCTTCCCAACGATATCGCAGAGACCGAGGTGATCAGCCTCGGCCTGCCCTTCGGAGACGTCACCAACCTGCTGATGCTCAAAGCCAAAAATCAG GCCTTCTTAGAGATGAATTCGGAGGAAGCAGCCCAGAGCATGGTGAGTTATTACTCAACAGTGATGCCCATCATCAGGCATCATCCGGTCTACGTCCAGTTCTCCAACCACAAGGAGCTCAAAACTGACAACTCCCCCAACCAggag AGAGCCCAGGCAGCTCTTCGGGCACTCAGTACATCTCATGTGGACACGACGGTGCCGGCTCCAAGCACAGTGCTGAGGGTAGTGGTGGAGAACCTGATCTACCCAGTCACCCTGGATGCCCTCTGCCAG ATTTTCTCTAAGTTTGGCACTGTGCTGAGGATCATCGTCTTCACGAAGAACAGTCAGTTCCAGGCTCTTCTGCAATATCCAGATGGTGCATCAGCCCAGGCAGCAAAACTG TCTCTGGATGGACAGAACATCTATAATGGCTGCTGCACTCTGAGGATCAGCTTCTCTAAACTCACCAGCCTCAACGTCAAATACAACAATGAGAAAAGCCGAGACTTCACCAGGCCTGACCTGCCCACTGGAGATAACCAGCCCACCATGGAGCACCCGGCCATGGCTACAGCCTTCA CACCAGGTATCATCTCAGCTGCGCCGTATGCAGGAGCGACTCACGCTTTTCCACCTGccttcaccatccaacctgcaG TGTCCTCCCCCTATCCAGGCCTGACGGTTCCTGCTCTGCCTGGAGCCCTGGCTTCTCTGTCCCTCCCCGGGGCCACCAGGCTGGGATTCACTCCCATCCCTGCTGGACACTGTGTCCTGCTGGTCAGCAACCTTAACCCCGAG AGAGTTACGCCCCACTGCCTCTTTATTCTCTTCG GTGTTTATGGTGATGTGATGAGAGTGAAGATTCTGTTCAACAAGAAGGAAAACGCGCTGGTTCAGATGTCTGACAGCACACAGGCTCAGCTAG CCATGAGTCACCTGAATGGCCAGCGACTGCATGGAAAGCCTCTGCGCATCACGCTGTCAAAACACACAAGTGTCCAGCTTCCTCGTGAAGGCCATGAAGACCAAGGCCTGACCAAAGACTACAGCAACTCCCCTCTGCACCGCTTCAAGAAACCTGGGTCCAAAAACTACTCCAACATTTTCCCTCCTTCTGCCACCTTACACCTCTCCAACATCCC CCCCTCTGTGGTTGAAGATGATCTCAAGATGCTGTTTTCCAGCTCAGGAGCCATGGTCAAGGCCTTCAAGTTCTTCCA